In Deinococcus depolymerans, the following are encoded in one genomic region:
- a CDS encoding ABC transporter ATP-binding protein, whose product MSAPAGPGFALQLRDVWLRLGREVILRGVTLDVTAGEGLTLLGENGAGKTTLLRLLGSGLKPTRGEGRVLGFDLRDGRAVRDAVHLMPVDGGLYPDLTCEENLNFALTMHGQSGDVGAALRRVDLHGAATRRTRFLSAGMRKRLALARAHLLARPVTLVDEPFANLDDAGRQLVLTLLGELRAGGRTLVVAAHEPALARQVAPRTLRLHAGQLTESA is encoded by the coding sequence GTGAGCGCCCCGGCCGGACCGGGCTTCGCGCTGCAGCTGCGGGACGTCTGGCTGCGCCTGGGCCGTGAGGTGATCCTGCGTGGCGTGACGCTGGACGTCACGGCCGGTGAGGGCCTGACCCTGCTCGGCGAGAACGGCGCCGGGAAGACCACGCTGCTGCGCCTGCTGGGATCGGGCCTGAAACCCACCCGCGGCGAGGGACGGGTGCTGGGCTTCGACCTGCGCGACGGCCGCGCCGTGCGGGACGCCGTGCACCTGATGCCCGTCGACGGCGGCCTGTACCCCGACCTGACCTGCGAGGAGAACCTGAACTTCGCGCTCACCATGCACGGGCAGTCCGGCGACGTGGGGGCCGCGCTGCGCCGCGTGGACCTGCACGGCGCCGCCACGCGCCGCACGCGGTTCCTGTCGGCGGGCATGCGCAAGCGGCTGGCGCTGGCCCGCGCGCACCTGCTGGCGCGGCCGGTCACGCTGGTGGACGAACCGTTCGCGAACCTCGACGACGCCGGCCGTCAGCTGGTCCTGACGCTGCTGGGCGAACTGCGGGCCGGGGGGCGCACGCTGGTCGTCGCGGCGCACGAACCGGCCCTGGCGCGGCAGGTGGCCCCGCGTACCCTGCGGCTGCACGCCGGGCAACTGACGGAGTCTGCGTGA
- a CDS encoding S8 family serine peptidase, with the protein MKKVSTIGLGLTVLLAACGQSTPQGSLRAAAPQGNLTAQGTAPSACSALYAQEPTGVQVDSNMRYGQTGTLILTFLDDSSKGRAITWMDSTWDVDLGDGLGAFENLPIVAVRTLITPEVIESLKANLPGLASIYQDAPLDYKLAESVKFIGADTAQSSYGVSGKGIGVGIIDSGVDGTHPDLAHVAKNVKLVGPITDTPAGGYLYVDLPNTDTSSGHGSHVASTIGGSGAASAGSTRMRRGVAPGATLVGVGAGDGLSILYALQGFDYLMKPEIRETYNVRVISNSWGSSGEFAPYNPISIAAKRAYDAGMVVVFAAGNEGPGANTLNPYSASPCVISVAAGDKKGYLADFSSRGRPGDALVHPDVTAPGVKISAARALTGLAATTAPDTDNPRYSTISGTSMATPHISGVVALMLEANPKLNMDGVLNIFSKTSRNMYYVATATNGFDPAQVVVKQREEWEVGYGYVNADAAVREAAKLNPNRFTVQTTALPGWTGTVQTAVCGPTVNCVQNAQDSYVLNVPSGASVLRVSTEWGNPAYDLDLEVYNPAGQLVGSSAQGASTGEAVSVPRPVAGNWRVVLKGYLNAPTSYTGKASVDRIVKQ; encoded by the coding sequence ATGAAGAAAGTGTCCACGATTGGTCTGGGTCTGACGGTCCTTCTCGCCGCCTGCGGTCAGAGCACCCCGCAGGGCTCCCTGCGCGCCGCCGCGCCGCAGGGCAACCTGACGGCGCAGGGTACGGCGCCTTCCGCGTGCAGCGCCCTGTACGCCCAGGAACCCACCGGCGTGCAGGTGGACAGCAACATGCGCTACGGCCAGACCGGCACGCTGATCCTGACCTTCCTGGATGACAGCAGCAAGGGCCGCGCCATCACGTGGATGGACTCCACCTGGGACGTGGACCTGGGTGACGGGCTGGGCGCGTTCGAGAACCTGCCGATCGTGGCGGTCCGCACCCTGATCACCCCCGAGGTCATCGAGAGCCTGAAGGCGAACCTGCCGGGCCTCGCGTCGATCTACCAGGACGCGCCGCTGGACTACAAGCTGGCCGAGAGCGTGAAGTTCATCGGGGCCGACACCGCCCAGAGCTCCTACGGCGTCAGCGGCAAGGGCATCGGCGTGGGCATCATCGATTCCGGCGTGGACGGCACGCACCCCGACCTGGCGCACGTCGCCAAGAACGTCAAGCTGGTCGGACCGATCACCGACACCCCGGCCGGCGGGTACCTGTACGTGGACCTGCCCAACACCGACACCAGCAGCGGGCACGGTTCGCACGTGGCCAGCACCATCGGCGGCAGCGGCGCCGCCTCGGCCGGCAGCACCCGCATGCGCCGCGGCGTGGCGCCCGGCGCGACCCTGGTGGGCGTGGGCGCCGGCGACGGCCTGAGCATCCTGTACGCGCTGCAGGGCTTCGACTACCTGATGAAACCCGAGATCCGCGAGACGTACAACGTCCGCGTGATCAGCAACTCCTGGGGCAGCAGCGGCGAGTTCGCGCCGTACAACCCGATCAGCATCGCCGCCAAGCGCGCCTACGACGCCGGGATGGTCGTGGTGTTCGCCGCCGGCAACGAGGGCCCGGGCGCCAATACCCTCAACCCCTACTCGGCCAGCCCCTGCGTGATCAGCGTCGCGGCCGGTGACAAGAAAGGCTACCTGGCGGACTTCAGCTCGCGTGGCCGGCCCGGCGACGCGCTGGTGCACCCCGACGTGACCGCGCCCGGCGTGAAGATCAGCGCCGCCCGCGCCCTGACCGGTCTGGCCGCCACGACCGCGCCCGACACCGACAACCCGCGCTACTCGACCATCAGCGGGACCAGCATGGCGACCCCGCACATCAGCGGCGTGGTGGCGCTGATGCTGGAAGCCAACCCGAAACTGAACATGGACGGCGTCCTGAACATCTTCAGCAAGACCAGCCGCAACATGTACTACGTGGCGACCGCCACGAACGGCTTCGATCCCGCCCAGGTGGTCGTGAAGCAGCGTGAGGAGTGGGAGGTCGGGTACGGCTACGTGAACGCCGACGCGGCGGTGCGCGAGGCGGCCAAGCTGAACCCCAACCGTTTCACGGTGCAGACGACCGCGCTGCCCGGCTGGACCGGCACGGTGCAGACCGCCGTGTGCGGCCCGACCGTGAACTGCGTGCAGAACGCGCAGGACAGCTACGTCCTGAACGTGCCGTCCGGCGCGAGCGTGCTGCGCGTCTCGACCGAGTGGGGCAACCCCGCCTACGACCTGGACCTGGAGGTGTACAACCCGGCCGGGCAGCTGGTGGGGTCCAGCGCCCAGGGGGCCAGCACCGGTGAGGCCGTGTCGGTGCCGCGTCCGGTGGCCGGGAACTGGCGCGTGGTGCTCAAGGGTTACCTGAACGCCCCCACCAGTTACACGGGCAAGGCGTCGGTGGACCGCATCGTCAAGCAGTAA
- a CDS encoding heme exporter protein CcmB, with the protein MNGEAGRVIRAVAGKDLRVAGRTRDTLLATAFFAGLVLLILGLALSGTVRSDAQGAALAAGSIWTALALAAAVGAQRAFAQEQEAGALEQLLLYPGPHGALYLGKLLGVLGPLLLVAAFTVPAGLVLFGAAEAVSAAGRAVPWAALALTTVLGVLGFAAGTTFYGSVTVSLRAREALLPALAFPILVPAVIATVKATSLLLSDGWTAEVGTWLTFLAAFDLGTVILATLLFPYAAEG; encoded by the coding sequence GTGAACGGGGAGGCGGGGCGCGTGATCCGCGCGGTGGCCGGCAAGGACCTGCGTGTGGCCGGACGTACCCGCGACACGCTGCTCGCCACGGCCTTCTTCGCGGGGCTGGTGCTGCTGATCCTGGGCCTGGCGCTGAGCGGCACGGTGCGCAGCGACGCACAGGGAGCGGCCCTGGCCGCCGGGTCGATCTGGACGGCGCTGGCGCTGGCTGCCGCCGTGGGAGCGCAGCGGGCCTTCGCGCAGGAGCAGGAGGCCGGCGCGCTCGAGCAGCTGCTGCTGTACCCCGGCCCGCACGGAGCGCTGTACCTGGGCAAGCTGCTGGGCGTGCTGGGGCCGCTGCTGCTGGTCGCGGCATTCACGGTCCCGGCCGGACTGGTGCTGTTCGGTGCGGCCGAGGCGGTCAGCGCGGCCGGCCGCGCGGTGCCGTGGGCGGCCCTGGCGCTGACGACCGTTCTGGGCGTGCTCGGCTTTGCGGCCGGCACGACCTTCTACGGGAGCGTCACGGTCAGCCTGCGGGCCCGCGAGGCGCTGCTGCCGGCGCTGGCCTTCCCGATCCTGGTGCCGGCCGTGATCGCGACCGTGAAGGCCACGTCGCTGCTCCTCTCGGACGGGTGGACGGCCGAGGTGGGCACCTGGCTGACCTTCCTGGCGGCGTTCGATCTGGGCACCGTGATCCTGGCGACCCTGCTGTTCCCCTACGCCGCCGAGGGCTGA
- a CDS encoding heme lyase CcmF/NrfE family subunit produces MLNLISFSASPLGALGQLSLLGALAFSVAGLLLAVLGGLRGDAHVTEAARRATWAVFALLTLGTLILLKALLRDDFTVRFVAEHSMRASPTWVKVTALWGALEGSILLWAWLLGGFTFILSLTLRRDALRPWALGAMFVSLLFFVGVVATVASPFTPVASVPLDGRGPNPALQNHWMMAVHPVLLYLGFVGLSVPFAYAVAALVTGRLSDHWVVVTRRWTLIAWAFLTAAIVAGGWWSYETLGWGGYWAWDPVENASFIPWLLTTAFLHSIQIQERRGLMRSWNVWLIVLAYSSTVLGTFLNRSGIVQSVHAFAGGPVGPVFLGFLAFLLVSGTLLAAWRAPALRDETDPPAPLSREGAFLAGNWLFLVFAVMVLVGTLFPTFVEAAQGRRDASVGPAFYNAFAIPLGLGLLALMGVGPLLPWRRADGQSLWRALLPLLAGGVVTAAAAFALGVRHAGVLGTLALSAYNVIGLILLSTRAARQAGGLGAALGAQPRRYGAYLAHLGLIVVALGLAFSGSFRRDAQVTLNLNAAPVTLLAERLQLTGLNAVTRPDGKSVVADVQIDGRPFQARLNTYTQGGDTAFPAPAVRYGPLGDTYLVMTSVDPRGQWASVRLIESPLVSWIWWGTLIICVGAALTLASPRRATVRAPSGLAAATD; encoded by the coding sequence CTGCTGAACCTGATCTCGTTCTCCGCCAGTCCGCTGGGCGCGCTGGGACAGCTGAGCCTGCTGGGCGCACTGGCCTTCAGCGTGGCGGGATTGCTGCTGGCGGTGCTGGGCGGCCTGCGCGGCGACGCCCACGTGACCGAGGCGGCCCGCCGCGCCACCTGGGCAGTGTTCGCGCTGCTGACCCTGGGCACCCTGATCCTGCTGAAGGCGCTGCTGCGTGACGACTTCACGGTGCGGTTCGTGGCCGAGCATTCCATGCGGGCCTCCCCGACCTGGGTGAAGGTCACGGCGCTGTGGGGGGCGCTGGAGGGCAGCATCCTGCTGTGGGCGTGGTTGCTGGGCGGCTTCACGTTCATCCTGAGCCTCACGCTGCGCCGCGACGCGCTGCGGCCCTGGGCGCTGGGCGCGATGTTCGTGAGCCTGCTGTTCTTCGTGGGCGTGGTGGCCACGGTCGCCTCGCCGTTCACGCCGGTGGCGAGCGTGCCGCTCGACGGGCGCGGCCCGAACCCCGCCCTGCAGAACCACTGGATGATGGCGGTGCACCCGGTGCTGCTGTACCTGGGCTTCGTGGGCCTGAGCGTGCCGTTCGCGTACGCGGTCGCGGCGCTCGTCACGGGCCGCCTGTCGGACCACTGGGTGGTCGTCACGCGCCGCTGGACGCTGATCGCCTGGGCGTTCCTGACGGCCGCGATCGTGGCCGGCGGCTGGTGGAGTTACGAGACGCTCGGCTGGGGCGGGTACTGGGCGTGGGATCCGGTCGAGAACGCCAGTTTCATTCCGTGGCTGCTGACCACCGCGTTCCTGCATTCCATCCAGATTCAGGAACGCCGGGGCCTGATGCGCTCGTGGAACGTGTGGCTGATCGTGCTGGCGTACTCCAGCACCGTGCTGGGCACCTTCCTGAACCGCAGCGGCATCGTGCAGAGCGTGCATGCCTTCGCGGGCGGTCCGGTCGGGCCGGTGTTCCTGGGTTTCCTGGCGTTCCTGCTGGTGTCGGGCACGCTGCTGGCCGCGTGGCGCGCCCCGGCCCTGCGCGACGAGACGGACCCGCCCGCCCCGCTGAGCCGCGAGGGAGCGTTCCTGGCCGGGAACTGGCTGTTCCTGGTATTCGCGGTGATGGTGCTGGTGGGCACGCTGTTCCCGACGTTCGTGGAGGCCGCGCAGGGACGCCGCGACGCCAGCGTCGGGCCGGCCTTCTACAACGCCTTCGCCATTCCGCTGGGCCTGGGCCTGCTGGCGCTGATGGGCGTGGGGCCGCTGCTGCCGTGGCGGCGCGCGGACGGCCAGAGCCTGTGGCGGGCGCTGCTGCCGCTGCTGGCGGGCGGCGTGGTCACGGCCGCGGCCGCGTTCGCGCTGGGCGTGCGGCACGCCGGGGTGCTGGGCACGCTGGCGCTGTCGGCGTACAACGTGATCGGCCTGATCCTGCTGAGTACCCGCGCTGCCCGGCAGGCCGGGGGGCTGGGCGCCGCGCTGGGCGCGCAGCCGCGCCGCTACGGGGCGTACCTGGCGCACCTGGGTCTGATCGTGGTGGCGCTGGGACTGGCGTTCAGCGGGTCGTTCCGGCGGGACGCGCAGGTGACCCTGAACCTGAATGCCGCGCCCGTCACGCTGCTGGCCGAGCGGCTGCAGCTGACCGGCCTGAACGCCGTGACCCGCCCGGACGGGAAGTCCGTGGTCGCGGACGTGCAGATCGACGGGCGGCCCTTCCAGGCACGGTTGAACACGTACACGCAGGGCGGCGACACGGCCTTCCCCGCGCCTGCCGTGCGTTACGGCCCGCTGGGTGACACGTACCTCGTGATGACCAGCGTGGACCCCAGGGGCCAGTGGGCCAGCGTGCGCCTGATCGAGTCGCCGCTGGTGTCGTGGATCTGGTGGGGCACGCTGATCATCTGCGTGGGCGCGGCCCTGACGCTGGCCTCGCCCCGCCGGGCCACCGTGCGCGCGCCGTCCGGACTGGCCGCCGCGACCGACTGA
- a CDS encoding TlpA disulfide reductase family protein — MTHTPPPANPPAPTSAPPAWRRFLPPLVAAGLVAGLGAALLQPARNATTGGPLIGKPAPAFALESLDGVKVSLDSLRGRPVVLNFWASWCGPCREEAPMFRELSTRQGGAQGLAVVGILFQETNEQNARDFIREYALAYPNLKDPRIDTGVEYGVSGIPETVFIDRDGVVQHMDRGGLTRERLNAGLEKIGVPPL, encoded by the coding sequence ATGACCCATACACCCCCTCCGGCCAACCCTCCTGCACCGACCTCCGCCCCGCCCGCGTGGCGGCGATTCCTGCCGCCGCTGGTCGCGGCCGGGCTGGTCGCCGGGCTGGGCGCGGCGCTGCTGCAACCCGCCCGGAACGCCACGACCGGCGGCCCCCTGATCGGCAAGCCCGCCCCGGCCTTCGCGCTGGAAAGCCTGGACGGCGTGAAGGTCAGCCTGGACAGCCTGCGGGGCCGGCCCGTGGTCCTGAACTTCTGGGCGTCCTGGTGCGGCCCGTGCCGTGAGGAAGCCCCGATGTTCCGGGAACTGAGTACCCGTCAGGGCGGCGCGCAGGGCCTGGCGGTGGTCGGCATCCTGTTCCAGGAGACGAACGAGCAGAACGCGCGGGACTTCATCCGCGAGTACGCGCTGGCGTACCCGAACCTGAAAGACCCCCGCATCGATACCGGGGTGGAGTACGGCGTGAGCGGCATTCCGGAAACGGTGTTCATCGACCGTGACGGCGTGGTGCAGCACATGGACCGGGGCGGCCTGACGCGCGAACGCCTGAATGCCGGCCTGGAAAAGATCGGCGTGCCCCCGCTGTGA
- a CDS encoding tetratricopeptide repeat protein — MVPLPLRLLPRLDRASGVVAPVDAGANQSALLAWAAARGWTTQRTPPDPDQRNWLWCPERRADLAHLPPEQAGALVLSGADLLLDAADWRAALPQLSADQQEATLAYSGGWPAALPLAARLPDDPDPHLHPLATALLSPLLPPGPLLASAARLAVATLVTPTTAALLNVPRPDVDALHGGGWLWPERDGWTFPAPLRRLLAPHPDPHDARQAARALEDTHPDAALDTLARAGLWDEHLNLLARVARAGQGEGSLRAALRRLPEAWRAAPPALYLAGLLARAAHDPHNAEALYTRALSGPLSGPLSATVHNARGVVRALQGDTEAALRDFGRAAQGQGVTAGEAGYNRATLLVQLGQHAEAERSLQDAVAAFREAGDLPREAQSLETLGALHFGRGLLREALGPYRRALALFLPDHPHDAALTHLNLAECHVYLGELPHVERHLDEAVRLGEQHPSAQTLGWLRRVKALMALQAGEPAQALALLDRIQSDDRTLQAETALLRARAYREQGQLAAAHSALRGAGSLGLRADLEGALLGDDGYSGDQHSALDAVIAAARREEARLELVTALLHRANPDDLREALDLIRTHGYLSLLGSRAAAPLTNLAQDPATRALFPLRVQTLGPLRFTHAGRQVQLSDFPTRKSAALLVALALSEHPQPRETLAERFWPGAKNPLASLQTAVYHLRSTFGVPVVGTERGLLYLLFPVSSDLGELRRLLRSQDLKGLAELLRPLTAPLSVLPDLPVELGEERAEVERLLHDALRVHANAQPDTDIRRRDALRILIAADPMDTDSREDLIRWHELHGEHELAESERQHLRETRAALGLD, encoded by the coding sequence ATGGTTCCACTGCCCCTGCGTCTGCTGCCCCGGTTGGACCGGGCCAGCGGCGTCGTGGCCCCGGTCGACGCCGGAGCGAACCAGTCCGCGCTGCTCGCCTGGGCGGCCGCGCGCGGCTGGACCACCCAGCGCACCCCGCCCGACCCCGATCAGCGCAACTGGCTGTGGTGCCCGGAACGCCGCGCCGACCTGGCCCACCTGCCGCCCGAGCAGGCCGGCGCCCTGGTCCTCAGCGGCGCGGACCTGCTGCTCGACGCGGCCGACTGGAGGGCCGCGCTGCCGCAGCTGAGCGCCGACCAGCAGGAAGCGACCCTGGCCTACAGCGGCGGCTGGCCCGCCGCGCTGCCGCTCGCCGCCCGGCTACCGGACGACCCGGACCCCCACCTGCACCCGCTGGCGACCGCGCTGCTCTCCCCGCTGCTGCCGCCCGGCCCCCTGCTGGCCAGCGCCGCCCGGCTGGCCGTCGCCACCCTGGTCACGCCCACGACCGCCGCCCTCCTGAACGTGCCGCGCCCCGACGTGGACGCCCTGCACGGCGGCGGGTGGCTGTGGCCCGAACGGGACGGCTGGACCTTCCCCGCCCCGCTGCGCCGCCTGCTGGCCCCCCACCCGGACCCGCACGACGCCCGGCAGGCGGCCCGCGCGCTCGAGGACACCCACCCGGACGCCGCGCTGGACACCCTGGCCCGCGCCGGCCTGTGGGACGAACACCTGAACCTGCTGGCCCGCGTGGCCCGCGCCGGGCAGGGCGAGGGCAGCCTGCGCGCCGCGCTGCGCCGCCTGCCGGAAGCGTGGCGGGCCGCGCCGCCGGCCCTGTACCTCGCCGGACTGCTGGCCCGCGCCGCCCACGACCCCCACAACGCCGAGGCGCTGTACACCCGCGCCCTGAGCGGCCCCCTGAGCGGCCCCCTGAGCGCCACCGTCCACAACGCCCGCGGGGTGGTGCGCGCCCTGCAGGGCGACACCGAAGCGGCGCTGCGGGACTTCGGGCGGGCCGCGCAGGGGCAGGGCGTCACGGCCGGCGAGGCCGGGTACAACCGCGCCACGCTGCTCGTGCAGCTCGGCCAGCACGCCGAGGCGGAACGCAGCCTGCAGGACGCCGTCGCCGCCTTCCGCGAGGCGGGCGACCTGCCCCGCGAGGCCCAGAGTCTCGAAACCCTGGGCGCGCTGCACTTCGGGCGCGGCCTGCTGCGCGAGGCCCTCGGCCCGTACCGCCGCGCGCTGGCGCTGTTCCTGCCGGACCACCCCCACGACGCCGCCCTGACCCACCTGAACCTCGCCGAGTGCCACGTCTACCTGGGAGAACTCCCGCATGTCGAGCGGCACCTCGACGAGGCCGTCCGTCTCGGCGAGCAGCACCCCTCGGCGCAGACGCTCGGCTGGCTGCGCCGCGTGAAGGCGCTCATGGCCCTGCAGGCCGGGGAGCCCGCGCAGGCCCTGGCGCTGCTGGACCGCATTCAGTCCGACGACCGCACCCTGCAGGCCGAGACGGCCCTGCTGCGCGCCCGCGCGTACCGCGAACAGGGGCAGCTGGCCGCCGCGCACAGCGCGCTGCGCGGCGCGGGTTCCCTGGGCCTGCGCGCCGATCTGGAAGGCGCGCTGCTGGGCGACGACGGGTACAGCGGCGACCAGCACAGCGCCCTGGACGCCGTCATCGCCGCCGCCCGCCGCGAGGAGGCGCGGCTGGAACTCGTGACCGCGCTGCTGCACCGCGCCAACCCCGACGACCTGCGCGAGGCACTCGACCTGATCCGCACGCACGGATACCTGTCCCTGCTCGGCAGCCGCGCCGCCGCGCCCCTCACCAACCTCGCGCAGGACCCCGCCACCCGCGCGCTGTTCCCGCTGCGCGTGCAGACGCTCGGACCGCTGCGGTTCACGCACGCCGGACGGCAGGTGCAGCTCAGCGACTTCCCGACCCGCAAGAGCGCCGCGCTGCTGGTCGCCCTGGCCCTCAGCGAACACCCGCAACCCCGCGAGACGCTCGCGGAGCGCTTCTGGCCCGGCGCGAAGAACCCGCTGGCCAGCCTGCAGACCGCCGTGTACCACCTGCGCTCCACCTTCGGCGTGCCGGTGGTCGGCACCGAACGCGGCCTGCTGTACCTGCTGTTCCCGGTCAGCAGTGACCTCGGCGAACTGCGCCGCCTGCTGCGCAGCCAGGACCTGAAGGGACTGGCCGAGCTGCTGCGTCCCCTGACCGCCCCGCTGAGCGTCCTGCCGGACCTGCCGGTCGAACTCGGCGAGGAGCGCGCCGAGGTCGAACGCCTGCTGCACGACGCGCTGCGCGTCCACGCCAACGCCCAGCCGGACACCGACATCCGCCGGCGTGACGCGCTGCGCATCCTGATCGCGGCCGACCCCATGGACACCGACAGCCGCGAGGACCTGATCCGCTGGCACGAACTGCACGGCGAGCACGAACTCGCCGAGAGCGAACGGCAGCATCTGCGCGAGACTCGCGCCGCGCTGGGCCTCGACTGA
- the ccsA gene encoding cytochrome c biogenesis protein CcsA, giving the protein MKRDLTTTLLGGATLVTLLIAVGLGLSAPLDINQGSLVRLMFVHVPSAWLSYLAYGGTGLFGLLYLLQRQRRWDRLAMASAEIGVLFTVVTIVGGMLWAKPTWGTYWVWDARLTTTALSLVVYGGYLLIRTLIDDPERRARVSAVVGIVGTLYVPVNYMAVEWWRGVHQTQTLKLLGKMRFDAAPIYGWVLLVAVVAFTFLYLYMLRVRGALAAREEAREERELMNELGAAHTRAEVARG; this is encoded by the coding sequence ATGAAGAGAGACCTCACGACAACACTGCTGGGCGGCGCGACCCTGGTCACGCTGCTGATCGCGGTCGGACTGGGCCTGAGTGCGCCGCTGGACATCAATCAGGGGTCGCTGGTGCGGCTGATGTTCGTGCATGTGCCCAGCGCGTGGCTGAGTTACCTCGCGTACGGCGGCACGGGCCTGTTCGGGCTGCTGTACCTCCTGCAGCGTCAGCGCCGCTGGGACCGGCTGGCGATGGCCAGCGCCGAGATCGGGGTGCTGTTCACGGTGGTGACCATCGTGGGCGGGATGCTGTGGGCCAAACCCACCTGGGGCACGTACTGGGTGTGGGACGCGCGCCTGACGACCACCGCGCTGAGCCTCGTGGTGTACGGCGGGTACCTGCTGATCCGCACGCTGATCGACGACCCGGAACGCCGGGCGCGGGTGTCGGCCGTGGTGGGCATCGTGGGGACGCTGTACGTGCCCGTGAACTACATGGCGGTCGAGTGGTGGCGCGGCGTGCACCAGACGCAGACGCTGAAACTGCTGGGCAAGATGCGCTTCGACGCGGCGCCCATCTACGGGTGGGTGCTGCTGGTGGCGGTCGTGGCCTTCACGTTCCTGTACCTGTACATGCTGCGGGTGCGCGGCGCACTGGCCGCCCGTGAGGAAGCCCGTGAGGAACGCGAACTGATGAACGAACTGGGCGCGGCGCACACCCGCGCGGAGGTGGCCCGTGGATAA
- the ccmE gene encoding cytochrome c maturation protein CcmE yields MNVPSPRPSSPLPPAAPLGRARRRRRSPWPAVLGVAALVGLTGFIALGNLNRSLEYFVTPTEYRQQQAQLQGRAIRIGGLVRDVQYDPQSLNLRFTVSDGGASFPVQYRGAVSDLFKENQGVVVRGEFEGDTFHASDLVVKHSEEYNVPKTQAELKDLLRTTE; encoded by the coding sequence GTGAACGTGCCTTCCCCCCGGCCGTCCTCTCCCCTGCCCCCGGCCGCCCCGCTGGGCCGGGCGCGGCGGCGGCGGCGCAGTCCCTGGCCCGCCGTGCTGGGCGTGGCCGCGCTGGTGGGTCTGACGGGCTTCATCGCCCTCGGGAACCTGAACCGCTCGCTGGAGTACTTCGTGACGCCCACCGAGTACCGGCAGCAGCAGGCGCAGCTTCAGGGCCGCGCCATCCGTATCGGCGGTCTGGTGCGGGACGTGCAGTACGACCCGCAGTCCCTGAACCTGCGCTTCACCGTCTCGGACGGCGGGGCCAGTTTCCCCGTGCAGTACCGGGGGGCGGTCAGTGACCTGTTCAAGGAGAACCAGGGTGTGGTCGTGCGCGGCGAGTTCGAGGGAGACACCTTCCACGCCTCGGACCTCGTGGTGAAGCACAGCGAGGAGTACAACGTGCCCAAGACGCAGGCGGAACTCAAGGACCTGCTCCGGACCACCGAGTAG
- the ccmD gene encoding heme exporter protein CcmD, whose translation MDKYTAYVVIVYVVTFVLLVGYLAWIWLRLRAVRDEPLPEAPR comes from the coding sequence GTGGATAAGTACACCGCGTACGTGGTGATCGTGTACGTCGTGACGTTCGTGCTGCTGGTCGGGTACCTCGCGTGGATCTGGCTGCGGCTGCGCGCCGTGCGCGACGAGCCGCTCCCGGAGGCGCCCCGGTGA